In Nymphaea colorata isolate Beijing-Zhang1983 chromosome 10, ASM883128v2, whole genome shotgun sequence, the genomic stretch CGTATATACATAtgattttttacaaaaaaaatttatacattGTTTTTGAAGATTCACCCTGGTAGATGTTCCTTACATAAGTTAAAGTTAAATCACATTAAATTGTTTGTAAGATgaagtaaaattttaataattgcaatttattttgtattggAGCTTTTCTACAATGATCAAACTAGGGGCTGAGGTAGGTATGGGCAagctataaaaaaaatgtttattttgatattgaaaCCTTTAtggtaatttttcatttacatacaaatgcctcttaaaaatttaaaattatataactagtgGTTTTTAGTCAATCTTTTTTTACTCCCCCCTCTGGATCTAACAATCAATAGTGGCAACATCAAGTTTTATAAGCAAAATAGACTACTTTTGACGCAAAAAAAAACTACGCCATGAGTCTGAAATAAAACCGACTGAAGAAATCCCAATTCAACTCTATGTACAATCTATTGTGACGAGAAAGCAACTACAGAATCACTTGTCTATGCTCCTAAAGGAACAAAAATATCCAAACCTCTTCCTACGCTAATCTAGTTTAGCTGGGTGATCATTTGGGTGTTATTATTTGGATTGATGCAAGTTGATTCTTGAGGTGCCCAATCCTTATCTATCCATCCATAGGTGAGCGTCCTAGATCCATGTGGCACATCATTTCGGTGGTCCTGTGGATCGTGGCCTTTCATGACGGGTGTTGGTGTGGGATGAACTAAAGACAGATGATATAGGGTGGAAACTCTCAAATAATTTTGGCACCAAAATGCTTTGTCTATGTCAACTGTGGCGCCCATGCTCACCTAAGGTTCCACAAGATCATACTAGTGAGATCTACCTCCACGTGAGTTACCTATATATTTCCCTGAGATGATCGAGGCGATGAATTGATCGCATTATGGGGGGAAAGTAAATCTCATCCATCTCCATGGtgtttcttcatcaaaatcGTGTTAGAACAGTGACTCTAACAAATTCTCTCCGATATAAATTAGGAAACATACAATCAAATAGGAGCTGAAGCATATGTTGATCGCAACTCTCAACACTTTTATTTGAGCATAACTGCCGAAAATTTGCATTTCTGACTATTTCTACCAATTATTCTGCCCGCGCATGGCCCATGAATATCACTCGGGGTAGTGCAGTTTAGTCTCAGATGTTGAGTTGTGAAGCCCCGAAATTTAAGACCTTATCGAACTGAGTTAACTAATTATAGATCTGATCTTCTGGTTTCATACCTAAAATTTTACCTCAACATTCAGCTTTTGAATGTGACGAAGGATTCACTCCGATCGGGTTAGAAGTGAAGAAAAtggattttgttttaatttgtagGCCGGCGTGAGACCAGTTCCGGGCAAACCAATGACCCTTAAAGTCGGGAGAATGTTATAAGAATAATACTGATCTGATGAGGTATGTCTTTTACTTTTACAAGTTGAAAATAAGATATATTTTATGAGGCGtctaaaatgttaaaatttgaaCCCTACCCCCAGTTTGCAGTTGTTGATGGGCTTCCCATTACATTTAGTagtcaagaaaaaaacaaagcaaaatgaAATCCAACTTTGGGCCTTAGATTATAAAAATgaacgggaaaaaaaaaaaaaaaaaccaacttaTTCCATCTTCATAAACAAAGTCCAAcagtatataatataattttagTGGCAACGGTATCCCCAGTATTATTTACTCATGGAAAGTGACATTGGTATTTTGTCCTTAATGAATATGTGAAGGACATTACTGCAAAATCCAGAATTCATGGTCCTTTCCTCTGGCTGTTAATGTTTGGGGGTCGTCAGGTAGATGCTGGCGGCAGTTATGAATTGCATTTGGCAGTCAAGGACGTAACAAGAATCAAAGATATGACTTTCTGAAGCTTtccaaatgacaaaattacccTTCCACCAGTGACTACTGAAGTGACTAAAGTACCCTTGCTTTACTGCACGAGGGACAAACGAAGGCCTGTATGGGGTGTGCCCTTCAACGAAAGGCGTTTAACTTTACTTTATCGGGCAGGGCGGTCTTGAATGAGGAGGGCCTAGATCAAGGCACAAGGCTTCCGGGTCCCTTTTCATCTAAGAAGGTTATTATTACAATTCACTGCAACATGTGCATATAttctaaatataaaaaatgatctTCTCGGACACAAATTAAAAAGGCTCCATGCACAATCTAAAAGTGGTATTCCACTGTTCCTGTCATCATGTgacaacctatgtcacacgtgAAACGATGTTCAGATCTAAAATCAATCCGcaggaagaaaaggaacaaaatcaaatttggaagACAAAAACCGAACACGCGTAGCGGAAAAAAGGGAAACTCAAGtctgaattgattatttggtaTAACTTTTCTTAGTTAAGGTCGTATAGTATACATGTAGCGTTGGCTTGCAAAAGGAGTAAATCAGAATATAGATACGAGTATGAATAACTCTTGTCTAAAACATTTGACCGTGACCTTGAATATCAAATGCAATAGAGTTTAAAGCAATCACACTAATTTGCACGGAAGAATGCCATATAGTCGATCAAAACgtatttcaaaaaagaaatcaagttACCACTTACTTGTGTACGTATGCCAACAAATTGGCTATACATCTAGCGTATTGATGACAATACATTGCCGAAATGTTTTTGTGGCTAAGCCAAACAAGTAGGTGAAACGGTAACTGACTTGCTCTGTGTTCACTTCATAGTTTAAGTTCGATTAACCTAAACAAAAGAGATATAGATtgtaaggaagaaaaagaaaaagcttatTCAGAGACAGCTACTCATCATAAGTGaactcagctcgagctcaaccaTTATAAGCAGATTTTTTTCCCGAAAAAAGTTTACTATTTCTTCATAAAAAGCTAATAATACATGCCATATACGCAttaatgatttattttttgaggACAAACCGCGTTGGGCaacctgtatatatatatatatatcattggagAAGCAGACCCAAGTCTATTTGACTGACAGGAATGAGCCGAGAGAAAAAGCTGCTCGATTCATTTTTCCAACCCTATATGGAGGAAACGTTTCGCTAGACTCCCCCTTCCCTTCCCAAGACAGAGCTGCCTTTGTTGAATTGTTGCATGTCCTCTACTGTCCATATTTAAAATGGGGACGCCCAAGGAGAAGTTCCGCTTCCGCTTCTTTTATCTTTGACTAAGCGCTATTTTACCGGCAAAAGCAAAAGCGCTAACTACAAAACCCACAGTTTTTTACGAGACAAACAAAATATGTGAAAGCTGGGGAAATATTAAAAAGGGAGCAGCGCTTGGGCTATTAGCAAAAACAAAAGAGGTTCACATTCCCAGAAACATAAGGGGAGGAGGACTGTGCACTTGTCCCTAACAGTCACATTCCCATGATTTTACATCAGCCTGTTACTTCACTCCTTGTCACCGCCTCCCACCCCCCACCATCCCCCACTTcctactattatttttttttttcttctctcctccATCAAATCCGTCATTTCATGGGCTCAATCCTCCCACCATATCTAGAGTTAAAATACACCCCGGATGACCACTCGCCACCCTTTGCTCGACACTGTACTTACAATAAAATGAATGCACCAATCTTGTCTGTCATGTACATTTGACATATCTATTTGTATGTCTTATTGAATAATCCTTTTCCgttcgccttttttttttttttttaattgaatggttctttctctcctctcttgcctctttccttcttgttcAGTCTTCATTGTTGGTGCCTTTACTGGGAAGGCTTTTCTCGGCTGCGACGTTCAGACGAGACTCTCAGATGGCGTTTGTAAATGGGGGGCTGAAGAAGGCAATGTGGTTGTATCCAAAGGGGCTGGGATTCAATCCGTCAGAAAGATGGGGGCATTCAGCTTGCTATTTTGATGGAGTTGTGTATATTTATGGGGTAAGAAAGATCAGattcattcattcttctctctcgctctccctctctctctccacagaGCTAAACATGTTCTTTTATCTTCAGAGTAGTTTCGGGTTCGTGTTACCACTGTTTCAGGTGGATTAACGACAAAGTCTATACTTTCTCTGTTGgtgtttggtttttattttcttttttctctctctttcttccagTATGCTTGGTAGTAGGTTTCAGCTATGAACACCTCAATGTGGGATCGTTTTTCATTGAGTGGActgtcattttttctcttttgaaaattcaGTCGATCCCCAAGGGATTATCCATGTCAAGAAGTTGTAGCGcctgtttgtctttttttttttttgcttgtatgACTTTAAACTTAAAACTTGCATAATCTTTGTGTTTATGGAGTTTAATATGTTTCAATGGTTGAGGCTTTTCGCCAGTGATTTTGGTTCATACGGCCGTACGGATGAGTATCTGTAGATGCGTGAACATCATTTTTAAGCATTtagttcatatttttatttctatttttttccttggAGACAGTCGATTTCGTGGAGCAATACTTTCCTTACTTTATATTTCCAAAAAAGAATGAtggagggagaaaaaaaattatatgtgaGTTTTAGGTCTGGTCTGGTGCTGGCTTATGTCTTGTTGTAATCTCTGctcgtttttttctttttacgcATCCCACTTTCTTTTGGATCCTAGacttatatttttattttcttcttctctgtcatGAGTTATAGCTTCCTTAGTGGTTTGCACTTCTGATAATATCAACCTTTGGCTCATGGTTCCTCCCCAATCCAAGTGACGGAAACCCACATTTTGGTTCTGGAGATTAACATGGCACTAGTTCCAGCAAAACAGATATGGAGTTACACGTGTTATTGCATTCTGcatttcagttgtttatgataTCATTTGCTTTCACACAGGGATGCTGCGGCGGGATGCATTTCAGTGATGTCCTTGCTCTAGACCTGACAACAATGGTTTGGAGTACCCTTTCCACTGTAGGCAAGCAGCCTGGAACAAGAGACAGTCATGGTATGGCACTTGTGGGGCACAGAATGATAGTTCTAGGTGGAACTAATGGCTCGAAGAAGATAAATGATCTTCATATGCTGGATCTTAGAACAAAGGAATGGAGCGAACCAAAGTTTGAAGGGAATCCACCATCGCCGCGTGAAAGCCACACCACTACAGTTATAGGCGATGACAAGCTTCTAATATTCGGAGGGAGTGGAGAAGGGGATGGAAATTACCTGAATGATGTTCATATTCTTGAtttgaagaacatgaaatggATTTCCCCCGTGGTGAATGGTGAAGTTCCTGCACCAAGAGATAGCCATACTGCAGTGGCAGTGGAGAGCAAGCTTATTGTATATGGTGGGGACTGTGGTGATCGTTACCTCGGTGATGTGGATGTTCTTGACATGGATTCCCTAACTTGGTCGAAGGTAATCATCTTTCTTGTTTTGCCTGTGGGCAATTAATGGATGCTGCTTTTCTCTGTcatgaaaaatcatcatttcTCCTGTCATATAGAAAAATTATCTGTAAGTTCAACTGGGTGCCTACCGTTCAGCACTGAAGCCTACtgcattttttgggtttttttattTCAGGAGCATACacatttacatgaaaaaataaagaatcaaGTTCTTCCCTTCCCAGGATAGAAGAGAGAAAGCATGATACCAACATATTGCATTCAATAAACCTGTTGAAGAATTTGTTATAAGTTTATATTTGCTCGAATAAAGATACTGGATCGAGTCATTCCCAGTTGGCTATGTATGAGTATTTGTGCTCTCTAATGTAGGTTAACAAGTTGAACGGCCTGTATTACCTTGACAAGATTTCAAAAGTCTAAAACCAGTACACTTTTTTTGGACTAGTTCCATGGGTAAGATTTCAGACGgcatatatcatatatgaaGTTCCACCAGTTTTATGACCATAAAGAGAATTATCCCTTTGATAATCTCTTTATTTACAGTATTGCAAATCTTAATGAATTTTAGCTTCAGTAGTTTGTGTTCCTTAAGAGGCTTTAGGATGATTGACTCCTCTTTTAATGGCTTTCCATTGTCTAGCAGTTGATGATCCACGGACCCTCACCAGGGCCTAGAGCAGGACACGCCACTGTAACAATCGACTCTAAGGTCATATTCTTCCTAACTGTATTTTCTACAATATTTCCTTGGAAGAAAGATGCTAAAACAATTGGTATTTCTGATTATAGATTTACATCATTGGTGGAGTTGGGGACAGGCAGTACTACAGTGATGTTTGGGTTCTTGATTTGAGTTGCCGTACATGGACTCAGCTTGACATAGGTGGTCAGCAACCTCAAGGGAGATTTTCGCATAGTGCTGTAGTTGCTAATTCTGATGTAGCGATTTATGGAGGGTCAGTCACttatctgcatttttttttagttgatgaGCACTACAGCATAACTATGAGAGACGTTTTTGAATTTGTGTCTACCAACTAGGAATCTGTATGTGAAAAGTTTGGTTGGAATCACATATCTCTATATCAACTATATGCAATCTGCTTTTTCTAAGGCGTTTTTAACATACGGTCATGAATTTTTCTGCTTATTCCTTCAAATGTACCTGGAAGTTCATTTATGAAAACACTGGCTTTATAAAATACAATCATAAACACACCTCATACTGAGTTTGGCTTTGTTTGGTTGCTGTTGATTCCAATTAATCGTCCCATTGTGTACACTTGCAGATGTGGAGAGGATGAGCGCCCTTTAGACGATCTACTTATCTTGCAATTAGGAGCAGAGCATCCTAATGGCCGTTATAACATTTCCATGTGCAAGATTTTTGGCAAACAATGGAGTCATGACAAACCACGGGCTTCACCTTGTAGGAACGgtttcaaacatgaaaattctgaaaaagaGGCTGTGTCCCCACAGGTGCGCTCATGACTTCCTTCGCTGTCAAGTATCCACTTGctgaaatgttaaaaaatactGTTTATTTCTTTGTACAGAAGCCTATGCTCTTTGGAGTGCATACAAGGAAGCATGAGTTGAACGGCAGAGCAAGTGAGGTTGATGCGGAATCAAAGTACTCACCATTGCAAAGCTCAGGTTTGGTATTTTATATAAATTGACGTGGATGAGAGTCATGAGACTACATAGGGTGCAAGGTTCTTCTGAACTGTTTGTGCAATTGCTTGCAGAAAATTTGCCAGTGAAAAGGAGGACATCACAGCCAAGGCTTTTCGAGAATGGAATGGAACAGGAGGAACACTCTCATTCACTATCGCAACAATCATCACCGTCCCAGTCTGATCAAGAACAAGCTGCTGGAAACCCTGACATGAATTCGCCATCAGCTAATCTATTCAAGCACAGGAAACTGAGTCATAATAAGTCCAACAACTTGGCACATCATCAAGTTCAGATGCGAAGCAGCTTGCAGAGAAGCACtcaaaatggtcattttgtgGCTGCTGGATTACACGGGCATCCAAAACCAGAACCGTTTCTTTACGTTTCACAGAATGGCAGGCCAGATGGTCAACA encodes the following:
- the LOC116261916 gene encoding uncharacterized protein LOC116261916 isoform X1; the protein is MAFVNGGLKKAMWLYPKGLGFNPSERWGHSACYFDGVVYIYGGCCGGMHFSDVLALDLTTMVWSTLSTVGKQPGTRDSHGMALVGHRMIVLGGTNGSKKINDLHMLDLRTKEWSEPKFEGNPPSPRESHTTTVIGDDKLLIFGGSGEGDGNYLNDVHILDLKNMKWISPVVNGEVPAPRDSHTAVAVESKLIVYGGDCGDRYLGDVDVLDMDSLTWSKQLMIHGPSPGPRAGHATVTIDSKIYIIGGVGDRQYYSDVWVLDLSCRTWTQLDIGGQQPQGRFSHSAVVANSDVAIYGGCGEDERPLDDLLILQLGAEHPNGRYNISMCKIFGKQWSHDKPRASPCRNGFKHENSEKEAVSPQKPMLFGVHTRKHELNGRASEVDAESKYSPLQSSENLPVKRRTSQPRLFENGMEQEEHSHSLSQQSSPSQSDQEQAAGNPDMNSPSANLFKHRKLSHNKSNNLAHHQVQMRSSLQRSTQNGHFVAAGLHGHPKPEPFLYVSQNGRPDGQQALSDLIPPQKIAATKVLAIPNLIGAEVQGTVDGAFDSGYLMTANVNGQIFRGILFTPGPGFVAREASAIASPVILAQPTFVSIPHGAIPIPNASNGSRPVQLEVARQPINFVLPASHSNLLESREESNGSRAVHEEGNGSRALPNHGRDAKLRPLLSGEKLANVDENQKIQVPYVARPARVQEPNPAVQVSRAPSSVSPPQNGRTADLQGIVLSLGAPGGK
- the LOC116261916 gene encoding uncharacterized protein LOC116261916 isoform X2 codes for the protein MAFVNGGLKKAMWLYPKGLGFNPSERWGHSACYFDGVVYIYGGCCGGMHFSDVLALDLTTMVWSTLSTVGKQPGTRDSHGMALVGHRMIVLGGTNGSKKINDLHMLDLRTKEWSEPKFEGNPPSPRESHTTTVIGDDKLLIFGGSGEGDGNYLNDVHILDLKNMKWISPVVNGEVPAPRDSHTAVAVESKLIVYGGDCGDRYLGDVDVLDMDSLTWSKLMIHGPSPGPRAGHATVTIDSKIYIIGGVGDRQYYSDVWVLDLSCRTWTQLDIGGQQPQGRFSHSAVVANSDVAIYGGCGEDERPLDDLLILQLGAEHPNGRYNISMCKIFGKQWSHDKPRASPCRNGFKHENSEKEAVSPQKPMLFGVHTRKHELNGRASEVDAESKYSPLQSSENLPVKRRTSQPRLFENGMEQEEHSHSLSQQSSPSQSDQEQAAGNPDMNSPSANLFKHRKLSHNKSNNLAHHQVQMRSSLQRSTQNGHFVAAGLHGHPKPEPFLYVSQNGRPDGQQALSDLIPPQKIAATKVLAIPNLIGAEVQGTVDGAFDSGYLMTANVNGQIFRGILFTPGPGFVAREASAIASPVILAQPTFVSIPHGAIPIPNASNGSRPVQLEVARQPINFVLPASHSNLLESREESNGSRAVHEEGNGSRALPNHGRDAKLRPLLSGEKLANVDENQKIQVPYVARPARVQEPNPAVQVSRAPSSVSPPQNGRTADLQGIVLSLGAPGGK